One segment of Vibrio mimicus DNA contains the following:
- a CDS encoding carboxypeptidase M32, producing MNAFNKLVKHSKKISNFNHLSSIVGWDQAAVMPSGGAEARSQAMAELSVHIHGLMTQPQLADWFAQAESETLNTEQQATLREMKRQWQQATVLPEALVEAQSLAGSKCEHAWRSQRKNNDWAGFEKNWAEVVKLSQEEAQIRAEATGKTPYDAMLELYEPGTTTEQLNRVFSDVKTWLPNLIDVVIEKQSSESFIAPKGHYPAENQKALGLDVMKLLQFDFNHGRLDESVHPFCGGVPSDVRITTRYNESEFVQSLMGIVHETGHARYEQGLPKHLAGTPAGEARSMGIHESQSLFFEMQVGRSPAFIAHLAELAGKHFSAMNDPVFRVENIQKLYTRVQKDFIRVDADELTYPAHVILRFEIERDLMNGKIKHTDVPELWDQKMHAYLGLSTKGNDQNGCMQDIHWTDGSFGYFPSYTLGAMYAAQFMAAMKKTVDVDGAIRRGDLSPIFSWLSENIWSKGSTLTTDELVTQATGERLNPEFFKAHLTQRYLA from the coding sequence ATGAATGCATTCAATAAATTAGTAAAACATTCTAAAAAAATTTCTAACTTCAATCATTTGTCATCTATTGTCGGCTGGGATCAAGCCGCCGTCATGCCCAGTGGCGGCGCTGAAGCGCGCTCGCAAGCCATGGCTGAACTTTCTGTGCATATTCACGGTTTAATGACTCAGCCACAGTTGGCTGATTGGTTTGCGCAAGCAGAAAGCGAAACGCTCAATACCGAGCAGCAAGCCACCCTGCGCGAAATGAAACGCCAATGGCAACAAGCAACGGTTCTGCCAGAAGCCTTAGTCGAAGCTCAATCCCTAGCCGGCTCCAAATGTGAACACGCTTGGCGCAGCCAACGCAAAAATAATGATTGGGCCGGTTTTGAGAAAAACTGGGCGGAAGTGGTCAAACTTTCTCAAGAAGAAGCGCAAATTCGTGCCGAAGCAACCGGGAAAACCCCTTACGATGCGATGCTGGAGCTGTACGAGCCGGGCACGACAACTGAACAGCTCAATCGCGTATTTAGTGATGTCAAAACTTGGCTACCCAATTTAATTGACGTGGTGATTGAAAAACAGAGTAGCGAAAGCTTTATCGCCCCCAAAGGCCACTATCCTGCTGAAAACCAAAAAGCGCTGGGGCTGGATGTGATGAAGCTGCTGCAATTTGATTTTAACCACGGCCGACTTGATGAAAGTGTGCACCCCTTCTGTGGCGGCGTGCCAAGTGATGTGCGCATTACCACGCGCTACAACGAAAGTGAGTTTGTGCAATCGCTGATGGGCATTGTGCATGAAACTGGCCATGCGCGTTACGAGCAAGGTTTACCTAAGCATTTGGCCGGCACTCCGGCTGGCGAAGCGCGTTCAATGGGCATTCATGAATCACAATCTCTGTTCTTTGAGATGCAAGTGGGTCGTAGCCCTGCGTTTATTGCTCACCTCGCCGAACTGGCAGGCAAACATTTTTCGGCGATGAATGATCCGGTCTTCCGAGTGGAAAACATTCAAAAACTTTACACGCGCGTGCAGAAAGATTTTATCCGCGTCGATGCGGATGAGCTCACCTACCCAGCCCATGTGATCCTGCGTTTTGAAATCGAACGAGATTTGATGAACGGCAAGATCAAACACACTGATGTGCCAGAACTTTGGGATCAAAAAATGCATGCTTACTTAGGCCTAAGCACCAAAGGCAACGACCAAAATGGGTGTATGCAGGATATTCACTGGACCGATGGCAGCTTTGGTTACTTCCCAAGCTACACCTTAGGTGCCATGTACGCGGCGCAATTTATGGCGGCGATGAAGAAAACCGTGGATGTGGATGGCGCGATTCGCCGCGGCGATCTCTCACCAATATTCTCTTGGTTGTCTGAGAATATTTGGTCGAAAGGCTCTACGCTGACCACTGATGAGTTAGTCACTCAGGCTACGGGTGAGCGTTTAAACCCAGAGTTTTTCAAAGCTCACCTGACTCAACGTTACCTAGCCTAA
- the hcp-2 gene encoding type VI secretion system effector Hcp-2 has protein sequence MPTPCYISIEGQTQGLITAGACTADSIGDSFVEGHEDEMLVQQFDHVVTVPTDPQSGQPSGQRVHKPFKFTVALNKAVPLLYNALSSGEKLKTVELKWYRTSIEGKQENFFTTKLENASIVDIHCEMPHCQDPAKSDFTQNVTVSLSYRKITWDHVNAGTSGADDWRKPIEA, from the coding sequence ATGCCAACTCCATGTTATATCTCTATCGAAGGCCAAACTCAGGGTCTTATCACTGCAGGTGCATGTACTGCTGACTCTATCGGCGATTCATTCGTTGAGGGCCACGAAGATGAGATGCTGGTTCAGCAGTTTGACCACGTCGTGACTGTTCCGACTGACCCACAATCTGGTCAGCCTTCAGGCCAACGTGTGCACAAGCCATTCAAATTCACTGTGGCGCTGAACAAAGCGGTTCCTCTACTGTACAACGCACTGTCTTCAGGTGAGAAGCTGAAAACCGTTGAGCTGAAATGGTACCGCACGTCTATCGAAGGCAAACAAGAAAACTTCTTCACCACTAAGCTGGAAAACGCGTCTATCGTGGACATCCACTGTGAAATGCCACACTGCCAAGACCCAGCAAAATCTGATTTCACTCAGAATGTGACTGTGTCTCTGTCTTACCGCAAAATCACTTGGGACCACGTTAACGCGGGTACTTCAGGTGCGGATGACTGGCGTAAGCCAATCGAAGCGTAA